Proteins from one Tsuneonella aeria genomic window:
- a CDS encoding queuosine precursor transporter yields the protein MNEPHPATTAAPAALRVPRALFTYLLLYGGITVVAGVMAYKQVALPFGLAVESGIFAFLILVVISSTVSQLYGDAMARRLVWWGFLPLLVSAFLMQLVLALPASAEMSQFRADDLAAFERVHSQLWRVWLAGPVAYIVSLLLNIWIFSRLRGDGDSGTVSLMVRGAVASALSQAIDSVIFITLAFYGEFDIRSLLVGQVLAKVALSIVLVPPLIAGGVAIARWLDRGDRAPAPAAP from the coding sequence ATGAACGAACCCCACCCTGCTACAACTGCCGCGCCTGCCGCGCTGCGCGTGCCCCGCGCCCTGTTCACGTACCTGCTGCTCTACGGCGGAATAACGGTGGTGGCAGGCGTGATGGCCTACAAGCAGGTGGCGCTGCCCTTCGGCCTGGCGGTCGAATCGGGCATCTTCGCGTTCCTGATCCTGGTCGTGATCTCCAGCACCGTGTCGCAGCTCTATGGCGACGCGATGGCCCGCAGGCTGGTGTGGTGGGGCTTCCTGCCGCTGCTGGTGTCCGCGTTTCTGATGCAGCTGGTGCTCGCCCTGCCGGCATCGGCGGAGATGAGCCAGTTCCGTGCCGACGATCTCGCCGCGTTCGAGCGGGTGCACTCGCAGCTGTGGCGCGTGTGGCTGGCGGGGCCGGTGGCCTATATCGTCTCGCTCCTGCTCAACATCTGGATATTCTCCCGCCTTCGCGGCGATGGCGACAGCGGCACGGTGAGCCTGATGGTGCGCGGCGCCGTCGCCTCGGCGCTGAGCCAGGCGATCGATTCGGTGATCTTCATCACGCTGGCGTTCTACGGAGAGTTCGACATCCGCAGCCTGCTGGTCGGGCAGGTGCTGGCGAAGGTCGCGCTTTCGATCGTGCTGGTGCCGCCGCTGATCGCGGGCGGGGTCGCCATCGCGCGGTGGCTGGACCGCGGCGACAGGGCGCCGGCCCCGGCCGCGCCTTAA
- a CDS encoding ATP-binding protein, whose amino-acid sequence MSRVVAFLLAVMACALAVPSAADTLPTIELVPGEAAASVREGIRFREIGPDAAPSPEMIEGMVPVRHSSTQFGRVGETVVGALRFRNVGDRQGRWILSTGRGTVDHFSIYQVNPASGRAEALLTSTDIPAMGRSLGNYQSMAIEIDLAPGQQVTYLFKFRDLVSSWMPFSVKPYGSFFRERRGNIAMVAAVAGGSLMLILVGALAFASTGRREFLWLAAAEGAFAFNTLYAEGYATIFVLYRWPDIAAVFGEFTRSLFGLLMMQFGRAFLDTRNTLPRFDRFLRMMVWLGIAMIALTAINIPAGLLAESTLHQVGWLYLLAAAVTMPVLGVLALRRGSIYLPLFLAWSSMGAYIVYMTVAITGIFPSLPVSWHWIGPIGLFECLMATLTLALHLRTLYAARIDADRRAHSALLEKLALSEEAARLADDRARALSEVRNRDRLLQGSAHDTRHVLHALNSAVHFGRNSPATMAAASDLVSLLEASARHLEDIIASSVSIGNRDGRFLALGASDLAHVISSLTEIYTPIGLRAGIDLDVRCLQGEQALVDEALFARMVSNLLNNAVKFTCSGRVELSCENQGEHLQISVTDTGRGMPDGLASWLNDHAGDATSPPDDLGVGTGWRAIREIVELMHGSYTIDTDPRGTQVTVILPNPIACGLTPATLPELAARQPGLHIVGLEHAPAHRPAEGMATIVVADDAGAEKRVDAAARARALLVTPLCREMLDHPYVAGLVSKPAASALSTT is encoded by the coding sequence TTGTCAAGGGTCGTCGCGTTCCTGCTGGCCGTCATGGCATGCGCGCTTGCCGTGCCGTCCGCGGCCGATACACTTCCGACCATAGAGCTCGTGCCGGGCGAGGCCGCGGCTTCGGTCCGCGAGGGCATCCGTTTCCGCGAGATCGGCCCCGATGCGGCGCCGTCACCTGAAATGATAGAGGGCATGGTGCCCGTCCGGCACAGCTCCACCCAGTTCGGCCGGGTCGGCGAAACGGTCGTGGGGGCGCTGCGCTTCCGGAACGTCGGCGACCGGCAGGGCCGGTGGATCCTCTCCACGGGCCGCGGAACGGTGGACCACTTCTCCATCTATCAGGTGAACCCGGCGTCGGGGCGGGCGGAGGCGCTGCTCACCAGCACGGATATCCCGGCCATGGGCCGTTCGCTGGGAAACTACCAGTCGATGGCGATCGAGATCGATCTCGCCCCGGGCCAGCAGGTCACGTACCTGTTCAAGTTCCGCGACCTCGTTTCATCGTGGATGCCGTTCAGCGTGAAACCGTACGGATCGTTCTTTCGCGAACGGCGGGGCAATATCGCGATGGTCGCGGCCGTCGCGGGCGGGAGCCTGATGCTGATCCTGGTGGGCGCGCTGGCCTTCGCTTCCACCGGGCGGCGCGAATTCCTGTGGCTGGCCGCCGCCGAAGGGGCGTTCGCCTTCAACACGCTCTACGCGGAAGGCTACGCGACCATCTTCGTGCTCTATCGCTGGCCGGACATTGCGGCGGTCTTCGGCGAATTCACGCGCAGCCTGTTCGGCCTTCTCATGATGCAGTTCGGGCGGGCGTTCCTCGATACCCGCAACACGCTTCCCCGCTTCGACCGGTTCCTGCGGATGATGGTCTGGCTGGGCATCGCCATGATCGCGCTGACGGCGATCAACATCCCGGCCGGGCTGCTGGCGGAAAGCACGCTCCACCAGGTCGGCTGGCTGTACCTGCTGGCCGCCGCGGTGACCATGCCGGTGCTCGGGGTCCTCGCCTTGCGCCGCGGGTCAATCTACCTGCCCCTGTTCCTCGCGTGGAGCAGCATGGGCGCCTATATCGTCTACATGACGGTGGCGATCACCGGCATCTTTCCCAGCCTGCCCGTTAGCTGGCACTGGATAGGTCCCATCGGCCTGTTCGAATGCCTGATGGCGACGCTTACCCTGGCGCTGCATCTGCGCACCCTTTACGCCGCGCGGATCGATGCCGATCGGCGCGCGCACTCCGCCCTGCTGGAGAAACTCGCCCTGAGCGAGGAAGCGGCCCGCCTCGCGGACGACCGGGCGCGCGCCCTTTCCGAAGTGCGCAACCGGGACCGCCTGCTCCAGGGTTCGGCGCACGACACGCGCCATGTCCTCCACGCGCTCAACAGCGCGGTGCACTTCGGGCGCAATTCGCCGGCGACCATGGCGGCGGCATCGGACCTCGTTTCCCTTCTGGAAGCTTCGGCGCGGCACCTCGAAGACATCATCGCTTCCAGTGTTTCGATCGGCAATCGGGACGGACGGTTCCTGGCCCTTGGCGCAAGCGATCTTGCACATGTGATCAGCAGCCTGACCGAAATCTACACGCCCATCGGATTGCGCGCGGGGATCGATCTCGACGTGCGATGCCTCCAGGGTGAACAGGCCCTGGTGGACGAGGCGCTGTTCGCGCGCATGGTCAGCAACCTGCTCAACAACGCGGTGAAGTTCACGTGCAGCGGAAGGGTGGAACTATCCTGCGAAAACCAGGGCGAACACCTCCAGATCAGCGTCACCGACACGGGCCGGGGGATGCCGGACGGGCTCGCCAGCTGGCTGAACGATCATGCCGGCGATGCCACGTCCCCGCCCGACGACCTGGGCGTCGGCACCGGGTGGCGCGCCATCCGCGAGATCGTGGAGCTGATGCATGGCAGCTATACGATCGACACAGATCCGCGCGGAACCCAGGTCACGGTGATCCTGCCCAATCCGATCGCCTGCGGGCTCACCCCTGCAACGCTCCCGGAACTGGCCGCGCGCCAGCCGGGGCTCCACATCGTCGGTCTGGAACATGCCCCGGCACACAGGCCGGCGGAGGGAATGGCGACGATCGTGGTGGCGGACGATGCGGGGGCGGAGAAACGGGTCGATGCAGCGGCGCGGGCGCGCGCCCTGCTCGTGACGCCGCTCTGCCGCGAGATGCTGGATCACCCTTACGTGGCCGGCCTCGTCAGCAAGCCCGCGGCGAGCGCCCTGTCGACCACCTGA
- a CDS encoding response regulator transcription factor, with translation MRPIIVIDDHELAHSGIRLLLADSAHFRLAGCFIRAADGIAFASVTPGAIVMLDLELPDIDGLSALGEIRSRNLADVVIMTGVTAPDMLRKAVELGAQGVVCKGDPIEEAHAALQAVNRGETYHSQCAAELLARSAQPQVALSERQHTILQFVAGGCSNKEIAYRMNISPPTVSFHLAEIRRKLGAENSRQVVDRALAAGLLTRPAT, from the coding sequence ATGCGGCCGATCATCGTTATCGACGATCACGAGCTTGCCCATTCCGGCATCCGGTTACTGCTGGCCGACAGCGCGCACTTCCGCCTGGCCGGTTGCTTCATCCGCGCGGCGGACGGCATCGCGTTCGCATCGGTAACGCCGGGCGCGATCGTCATGCTCGACCTGGAACTGCCCGATATCGACGGACTATCCGCCCTGGGCGAGATCCGTTCCCGCAACCTGGCCGACGTGGTCATCATGACGGGGGTGACGGCGCCCGACATGCTGCGCAAGGCGGTCGAACTCGGGGCGCAAGGCGTCGTCTGCAAGGGCGATCCGATCGAGGAAGCCCATGCGGCGCTGCAGGCGGTGAATCGCGGGGAAACCTATCACTCGCAATGCGCGGCGGAACTTCTCGCCCGCTCGGCCCAGCCGCAGGTCGCATTGTCCGAACGGCAGCATACCATTCTTCAGTTCGTTGCAGGGGGATGCAGCAACAAGGAAATCGCCTACCGCATGAACATCAGCCCGCCGACCGTATCGTTCCACCTGGCGGAAATCCGCCGCAAGCTGGGGGCGGAGAACAGCCGTCAGGTGGTCGACAGGGCGCTCGCCGCGGGCTTGCTGACGAGGCCGGCCACGTAA
- a CDS encoding NupC/NupG family nucleoside CNT transporter: protein MPPVVTSIIGIVAILAIAFVMSSGKRRISLRITAAAFAMQALLAFIVLRTPWGVAGIQSMANGVAALLSYANEGTAFLFGADNPLANTFALGALPVIVFFAALVSILYHLGVMQRLVRWLGGAIGWVTGISRVESLGAAANIFVGQSESPLVVRPYLAALNPSAIFTLMTVGMAGVAGTILAAYAGLLGPEYLPYLLAAAFMSAPGGILMAKIIMPDDGAPAPAAEGPIELPDARISAEGPGALVEGGKPHEVELAETFEEGQKPANLIEAAAQGAQTGVRLAVAVGAMVLAFVALVALANGILGGIGNLLGFSNWSFQAGLGALFAPVMFLIGVPWDQAPAAGSLFGTKIVLNEFVAFIDLGQMDAATLDVRSRAIVTFALCGFANFSSIAIQMAVTGGLAPNQRPVIARLGLRALVAGSLANLMSAALAGLFLPA, encoded by the coding sequence ATGCCGCCAGTCGTGACAAGCATCATCGGGATCGTCGCGATCCTTGCCATTGCCTTCGTGATGTCGAGCGGCAAGCGGCGGATCAGCCTCCGCATCACGGCGGCCGCGTTCGCCATGCAGGCGCTGCTCGCCTTCATCGTCCTGCGCACGCCGTGGGGCGTTGCCGGCATCCAGTCGATGGCAAACGGTGTCGCCGCGCTGCTGAGCTACGCCAATGAAGGCACGGCGTTCCTGTTCGGCGCCGACAATCCCCTTGCCAACACGTTTGCGCTCGGCGCGCTGCCGGTGATCGTGTTCTTCGCGGCGCTGGTATCGATCCTCTATCACCTGGGCGTGATGCAGCGGCTGGTCCGCTGGCTGGGCGGGGCGATCGGCTGGGTGACGGGGATCAGCCGGGTGGAATCCCTTGGCGCCGCGGCGAACATCTTCGTGGGGCAGAGCGAAAGCCCGCTGGTGGTGCGGCCGTACCTTGCCGCGTTGAACCCCAGTGCGATCTTCACCCTGATGACGGTGGGCATGGCCGGGGTCGCGGGCACGATCCTGGCGGCCTATGCCGGGCTGCTCGGCCCCGAATACCTGCCCTACCTGCTCGCCGCCGCGTTCATGAGCGCGCCGGGCGGCATCCTCATGGCCAAGATCATCATGCCCGACGACGGCGCGCCGGCCCCCGCGGCCGAAGGCCCGATCGAGCTGCCCGACGCACGGATCAGCGCCGAAGGCCCCGGGGCGCTGGTCGAAGGCGGCAAGCCGCACGAGGTGGAACTGGCCGAAACCTTCGAGGAAGGCCAGAAACCCGCCAACCTGATCGAGGCCGCGGCCCAGGGCGCGCAGACCGGCGTGCGGCTGGCCGTGGCGGTGGGCGCGATGGTCCTGGCGTTCGTCGCGCTGGTGGCGCTCGCCAACGGCATTCTCGGCGGCATCGGCAATTTGCTGGGGTTTTCCAACTGGAGCTTCCAGGCGGGCCTCGGCGCCCTGTTCGCGCCGGTCATGTTCCTCATCGGCGTGCCGTGGGACCAGGCGCCCGCCGCGGGCAGCCTGTTCGGCACCAAGATCGTGCTCAACGAATTCGTCGCGTTCATCGATCTCGGCCAGATGGACGCCGCGACGCTGGACGTCCGGAGCCGTGCGATCGTGACCTTCGCGCTGTGCGGATTTGCCAATTTCTCGTCCATCGCGATCCAGATGGCGGTGACCGGCGGCCTTGCTCCCAACCAGCGCCCCGTGATCGCCCGCCTGGGGCTGCGCGCGCTGGTCGCCGGCAGCCTCGCCAACCTGATGAGCGCCGCCCTCGCCGGCCTGTTCCTTCCCGCCTGA
- a CDS encoding thiamine pyrophosphate-binding protein: MTQASSETARMTGGQILIRELVARGVDTVFCVPGESYLAALEAMHEAGDAIRLIVCRHEAGAANMAEAWGKLTGRPGICFVTRGPGACHASIGVHTARHDGTPMILFVGQVPRDQIGRGAFQEVDYPATFSDLAKWACQIDDAARIPEFVGRAYATAMGGRPGPVVIALPEDMLSETVAAPAPCGEMVRALSSPALGELERMIAAAERPLLVLGGSGWTAEGLDDMRRFVERTGLPVTCAFRRQDLFDNRHPNYAGESALGINPRLKARWCEADLVIAVGTRLGEIVTDGYTNLDAPMPHAALVHVLPDAAELGRVYQPALAIHADANMFAAAAAKLYAGAAPRWEEWRTAARADYEAWQQSPAHVGPVDMAAIVAWLSDTLPDDAILTNGAGNYAIWLHRFFRYKRFGTQLAPTSGAMGYGLPAAIAAGIRRPESPVVCFAGDGCFMMASTELATLVRHQVPVIVVVVNNSAYGTIRMHQERRYPGHVVGTELVNPDFAALAQSYGIGGWRVETTADFAPAFEAARASGRAALIEIVLPTAELSPTMKLPG; the protein is encoded by the coding sequence ATGACTCAGGCTTCCAGCGAAACCGCCCGGATGACCGGCGGGCAGATCCTGATCCGCGAACTGGTCGCCCGGGGCGTGGACACCGTGTTCTGCGTGCCGGGGGAGAGCTATCTCGCCGCGCTCGAAGCCATGCACGAAGCGGGCGACGCGATCCGGCTGATCGTCTGCCGGCACGAAGCAGGGGCGGCCAACATGGCCGAAGCCTGGGGCAAGCTGACGGGGCGCCCCGGCATCTGTTTCGTGACCCGCGGACCGGGCGCCTGCCACGCCAGCATCGGCGTCCACACCGCCCGGCATGACGGCACGCCGATGATCCTGTTCGTTGGCCAGGTGCCGCGCGACCAGATCGGCCGGGGCGCATTCCAGGAAGTCGATTACCCCGCCACATTCAGCGATCTCGCCAAGTGGGCCTGCCAGATCGACGACGCGGCGCGCATTCCCGAATTCGTCGGCCGCGCCTATGCCACCGCCATGGGCGGACGGCCGGGACCGGTGGTGATCGCCCTGCCCGAAGACATGTTGAGCGAGACGGTCGCCGCGCCCGCGCCGTGCGGCGAAATGGTGCGTGCCCTGTCATCGCCCGCGCTGGGCGAGCTGGAACGCATGATCGCGGCGGCCGAAAGACCGCTGCTGGTCCTCGGCGGGTCGGGATGGACGGCCGAAGGGCTCGATGACATGCGCCGGTTCGTGGAGCGCACCGGCCTGCCCGTGACCTGCGCCTTCCGACGGCAGGACCTGTTCGACAACCGGCACCCGAATTACGCGGGCGAGAGCGCGCTCGGCATCAATCCCAGGCTCAAGGCGCGCTGGTGCGAGGCGGACCTTGTCATCGCCGTCGGCACGCGGCTCGGCGAGATCGTGACGGACGGCTACACCAACCTCGACGCGCCGATGCCCCATGCGGCGCTGGTCCACGTGCTCCCCGATGCGGCCGAGCTCGGCCGGGTCTATCAGCCGGCTCTGGCGATCCACGCCGATGCCAACATGTTCGCGGCCGCCGCCGCCAAGCTTTACGCGGGCGCCGCGCCCCGGTGGGAGGAATGGCGCACCGCGGCGCGCGCCGATTACGAGGCGTGGCAGCAATCTCCCGCGCACGTCGGCCCGGTGGACATGGCCGCGATCGTCGCCTGGCTGAGCGACACCCTGCCCGACGATGCGATCCTCACCAACGGCGCCGGCAACTATGCCATCTGGCTGCACCGGTTTTTCCGCTACAAACGGTTCGGCACGCAGCTCGCCCCCACCAGCGGCGCGATGGGTTATGGCCTGCCGGCTGCCATCGCGGCCGGCATCAGGCGGCCCGAAAGTCCCGTGGTCTGCTTTGCCGGCGATGGGTGTTTCATGATGGCCAGCACCGAGCTTGCGACGCTCGTCCGCCACCAGGTGCCCGTCATCGTGGTGGTGGTGAACAACAGCGCCTATGGCACGATCCGGATGCACCAGGAACGGCGTTACCCGGGCCATGTCGTGGGGACGGAACTGGTCAATCCCGACTTTGCCGCCCTTGCGCAGAGCTACGGGATCGGTGGCTGGCGGGTGGAGACGACCGCCGATTTCGCGCCGGCGTTCGAGGCGGCCCGCGCATCGGGCAGGGCCGCGCTGATCGAGATCGTGCTCCCGACCGCGGAGCTTTCGCCGACCATGAAGCTGCCGGGTTAA